In one window of Paraburkholderia sp. BL10I2N1 DNA:
- a CDS encoding ABC transporter substrate-binding protein, with product MLKRKLIGVAIGVGVLVGGTTLTYADEVYIPLISKGFQHQFWQAVKSGAEQSAKDQNVRITFEGPETEAMVDKQIDMLSAALAKKPQAIGIAALDSKAAIPLLKRAQAAKIPVIAFDSGVDSDIPLTTCATDNLAAAALAAEKMAEAIGNSGEVGVIVHDQTSRTGIDRRDGFLNQMKAKHPNIKIVSVQYGGGDHLKSAEIAKAMIQANPSLKGIFGANEGSAEGAAIGVRESGKKLILIGYDSGKEQKEDINSGLMLGAITQNPVGIGKCVVDSAVKALKGEKLPRKVDTGFYWYDKSNMNDPKIAAVLYD from the coding sequence ATGTTGAAAAGAAAACTTATCGGTGTCGCGATCGGTGTCGGCGTGCTCGTCGGCGGGACGACTCTTACGTATGCGGATGAAGTCTATATCCCGCTGATCTCGAAAGGATTTCAGCACCAGTTTTGGCAAGCCGTCAAATCCGGCGCTGAACAATCGGCGAAGGACCAGAACGTGAGAATTACCTTCGAGGGCCCGGAGACGGAGGCTATGGTCGATAAGCAGATCGACATGCTCTCGGCCGCGCTTGCCAAGAAGCCCCAGGCAATCGGCATCGCCGCGCTCGACAGCAAGGCGGCCATTCCGCTCCTGAAGAGAGCGCAGGCCGCCAAAATACCCGTCATCGCATTCGACTCTGGCGTCGACAGCGACATTCCGCTGACGACCTGTGCAACGGACAATCTTGCCGCCGCCGCACTCGCCGCCGAGAAGATGGCCGAGGCGATCGGCAATTCCGGTGAAGTCGGCGTGATCGTCCACGACCAGACCAGCCGCACGGGCATCGATCGCCGCGATGGCTTTCTCAACCAGATGAAGGCGAAGCATCCAAACATCAAAATCGTCTCGGTCCAATATGGCGGTGGCGACCATCTGAAGTCGGCCGAGATCGCCAAGGCGATGATCCAGGCCAACCCCAGTCTCAAGGGCATTTTCGGCGCGAATGAAGGTTCGGCGGAAGGTGCTGCGATCGGCGTCAGGGAATCCGGCAAAAAGCTCATCCTGATTGGCTACGACTCTGGCAAGGAGCAAAAGGAGGACATCAATTCGGGACTGATGCTGGGCGCCATAACGCAGAATCCCGTCGGCATCGGCAAATGCGTCGTCGACTCGGCGGTGAAGGCACTGAAGGGCGAGAAGCTACCCAGGAAAGTCGACACGGGCTTCTACTGGTACGACAAGAGCAATATGAACGATC